Proteins encoded within one genomic window of Candidatus Brevundimonas colombiensis:
- a CDS encoding amylo-alpha-1,6-glucosidase → MDDAYSTQLTAGESVEASGLEQLMALKDGDTFLVADGWGDMKGGADGLFANDTRVLSRWTMTVGLLKPSRLSSGVSQDNVFFSCHTTNRPLPPMGGRSAPAGVLHIERRRFLWGRRMFERVQMVNHGVEDILLPLAFDFGADFADIFQVRGTPRAKRGTIHTPTTDGRRVTFRYTGLDDVERISCLAFSEPPARLTHQRAEFMFSLPKGRTLDLYIECGVDTCEAPDDRRWRLNAIQARLAMRAKRRRGASVRGPRSPRFNDWLDQSRADMALLTTDLPTGPYPYAGTPWFSTPFGRDGIIAAWQMLWLDPSLARGVLTYLASRQATETSLFQDSQPGKIMHETRGGEMSALHEVPFGLYYGGVDTTCLFVALAGAYANRTGDLDLIRKLWPNLIAAANWMRDYGDSNNDGLIDYQRGADTGLSNQGWKDSEDSIFHADGRFPKGPIALLEVQGYAFAAWKALGDLGERLHDDRAPEWRMRAEQVRALVEDKFWMEDQGFYAVALDGDGEQCRAIASNAGHLLFTGLPSLERARRVSKRLLTTGFRTGWGIRTLEVGQARFNPMSYHNGSVWPHDTAMAAAGMAGYGERDAVAEILAEIYAAAAHFHLRLPELFCGFPRTPGEPPIAYPVACLPQAWAAGSVFLMLQASLGLTIDAWNETVDLTDPVLPAGLDRLNITGLEIGASVVDLNIQHLEGRAVVIPRHKTGKVAIRTLR, encoded by the coding sequence ATGGACGACGCCTATTCCACCCAACTGACCGCCGGCGAATCCGTCGAGGCCTCGGGCCTCGAACAACTGATGGCGCTGAAGGACGGCGACACCTTCCTGGTCGCCGACGGCTGGGGCGACATGAAGGGCGGCGCCGACGGCCTGTTCGCCAACGACACCCGCGTCCTGTCGCGCTGGACCATGACGGTGGGCCTGTTGAAGCCGTCGCGCCTGTCGTCAGGCGTCAGCCAGGACAATGTCTTCTTCTCCTGCCACACCACCAACCGCCCCCTGCCCCCGATGGGCGGCCGATCCGCGCCGGCCGGGGTGCTGCATATCGAGCGCCGCCGCTTCCTCTGGGGCCGACGCATGTTCGAGCGGGTGCAGATGGTCAATCACGGGGTGGAGGACATCCTGCTTCCCCTGGCCTTCGACTTCGGCGCCGACTTCGCCGACATCTTCCAGGTGCGCGGCACGCCCCGTGCCAAACGCGGGACCATCCACACCCCGACCACCGACGGACGGCGCGTCACCTTCCGCTATACCGGGCTGGACGATGTGGAGCGGATTTCCTGCCTGGCCTTCTCCGAACCCCCGGCCCGGCTGACGCATCAGCGCGCCGAGTTCATGTTCAGCCTGCCCAAGGGCCGCACCCTGGACCTCTATATCGAATGCGGGGTGGACACCTGCGAGGCGCCCGATGACCGGCGCTGGCGGCTGAACGCGATCCAGGCGCGGCTGGCCATGCGGGCCAAACGCCGTCGCGGGGCGTCGGTGCGCGGTCCGCGCAGCCCGCGCTTCAACGACTGGCTGGACCAGTCGCGGGCCGACATGGCCCTGTTGACCACCGACCTGCCGACCGGCCCCTATCCCTATGCTGGCACCCCTTGGTTCTCTACGCCGTTCGGGCGCGACGGCATCATCGCCGCCTGGCAGATGCTGTGGCTGGACCCATCGCTGGCCCGTGGCGTCCTGACCTATCTGGCCTCCCGCCAAGCGACCGAGACCTCGCTGTTCCAGGACAGCCAGCCCGGCAAGATCATGCACGAGACGCGCGGCGGCGAGATGAGCGCCCTGCACGAGGTGCCCTTCGGCCTCTATTACGGCGGGGTCGACACCACCTGCCTGTTCGTGGCCCTGGCCGGCGCCTACGCCAACCGGACCGGCGATCTGGACCTGATCCGCAAGCTCTGGCCCAATCTGATCGCCGCCGCCAACTGGATGCGCGACTATGGCGACAGCAATAACGACGGGCTGATCGACTATCAGCGCGGCGCCGACACCGGCCTGTCGAACCAGGGCTGGAAGGACTCTGAGGACTCAATCTTCCACGCCGACGGGCGTTTCCCCAAGGGGCCGATCGCGCTGCTGGAGGTGCAAGGCTATGCCTTCGCCGCCTGGAAGGCGCTGGGCGACCTGGGCGAACGATTGCACGACGACCGCGCGCCCGAATGGCGGATGCGCGCCGAACAGGTCCGCGCCCTGGTCGAGGACAAGTTCTGGATGGAGGATCAGGGCTTCTACGCCGTGGCCCTGGACGGCGACGGGGAACAGTGCCGAGCCATCGCCTCCAACGCCGGCCATCTGCTGTTCACCGGCCTGCCGTCGCTGGAACGCGCGCGGCGCGTCAGCAAACGTCTGCTGACGACGGGGTTCCGCACCGGCTGGGGCATCCGCACGCTGGAGGTCGGCCAGGCCCGGTTCAATCCGATGAGCTATCACAACGGCTCGGTCTGGCCCCACGACACGGCCATGGCCGCCGCCGGCATGGCGGGCTATGGCGAGCGCGACGCCGTCGCCGAAATCCTGGCCGAAATTTACGCCGCCGCCGCCCATTTCCATCTGCGGCTGCCCGAACTGTTCTGCGGCTTCCCCCGCACGCCGGGCGAACCGCCCATCGCCTATCCGGTCGCCTGCCTGCCCCAGGCCTGGGCGGCGGGATCGGTGTTCCTGATGCTCCAGGCCAGCCTGGGTCTGACCATCGACGCCTGGAACGAGACCGTCGATCTGACCGACCCCGTCCTGCCCGCCGGGCTGGACAGGCTGAACATCACAGGACTGGAGATCGGCGCCTCGGTCGTCGATCTGAACATCCAGCACCTGGAAGGCCGCGCCGTCGTCATCCCCCGCCACAAGACCGGCAAGGTCGCGATCCGCACCCTGCGCTGA
- a CDS encoding BrnT family toxin, which translates to MRLTFDPSKRERTLAERGLDFAQAAIVFEGDHLTFEDDRQDYGERRLITIGRLIDRMVVLVWTPRGDARHIISMRKANDREQRRYEDRLGRS; encoded by the coding sequence GTGCGCCTTACCTTCGATCCAAGCAAGCGCGAGCGCACCCTGGCAGAGCGAGGGCTTGATTTCGCTCAGGCGGCGATCGTGTTCGAAGGCGATCATCTGACGTTCGAGGATGATCGTCAGGACTATGGAGAACGACGCCTGATCACCATCGGGCGTTTGATCGACCGGATGGTGGTGCTGGTGTGGACGCCGCGCGGCGACGCGCGCCACATCATTTCGATGAGGAAGGCCAATGACCGTGAACAGCGACGCTACGAAGACCGTCTGGGTCGATCCTGA
- the mutY gene encoding A/G-specific adenine glycosylase produces MADVSPDISSIRARLLAWYDAHARSLPWRAAVGAARTEPYRVWLSEVMLQQTTVPHATPYFHAFTTRWPRVEDLAAAEDAQVMGAWAGLGYYARARNLLACARAVAGDHGGVFPDTEAGLLALPGVGAYTAAAVAAIAFDRAANVVDGNVERVMARLFAVETPVPAARPELRRLAGLFVTGDRPGDWAQALMDLGATVCRPKSPSCDICPVSDQCRGLTTGEPTRFPVKAKKADRPHRRGRAYVLFDDQGRVAVETRPEKGLLGGMLGLPTGDWTIEDPSGPPPVPADWRMAGAVEHVFTHFSLTLTVMTAQGQTPHADWRWMPVQDARAALPTVFAKALDRAFVEPDLFL; encoded by the coding sequence ATGGCCGACGTCTCTCCCGACATCTCATCGATCCGCGCCCGGCTGCTGGCCTGGTACGACGCTCATGCGCGCAGCCTGCCGTGGCGGGCGGCGGTCGGGGCGGCGCGGACGGAGCCTTATCGCGTCTGGCTGTCGGAGGTGATGCTGCAGCAGACGACCGTGCCGCACGCCACGCCCTATTTCCACGCCTTCACCACGCGCTGGCCCAGGGTCGAGGATTTGGCGGCGGCCGAGGATGCGCAGGTGATGGGGGCCTGGGCGGGGCTGGGCTACTACGCCCGCGCCCGCAATCTGCTGGCCTGCGCGCGGGCGGTGGCGGGCGATCACGGCGGCGTCTTCCCGGATACAGAGGCGGGGCTGCTGGCGTTGCCCGGCGTGGGCGCCTATACGGCCGCCGCCGTCGCGGCCATCGCCTTCGACCGCGCGGCCAATGTGGTGGACGGCAATGTCGAGCGGGTGATGGCGCGCCTGTTCGCCGTCGAGACGCCGGTTCCGGCCGCCCGGCCCGAGCTGCGGCGGCTGGCGGGCCTGTTCGTCACGGGCGACCGGCCGGGCGACTGGGCGCAGGCGCTGATGGACCTGGGCGCGACCGTCTGTCGGCCCAAGTCGCCGTCCTGCGACATCTGCCCGGTTTCCGACCAGTGCCGGGGTCTGACGACGGGCGAGCCGACGCGGTTTCCGGTCAAAGCGAAAAAGGCGGACCGCCCGCACCGCCGGGGCCGGGCCTATGTGCTGTTCGACGACCAAGGCCGGGTCGCGGTAGAGACCCGCCCGGAAAAGGGGCTCTTGGGCGGAATGCTGGGCCTGCCGACCGGCGACTGGACCATCGAAGACCCGTCAGGTCCGCCGCCCGTGCCAGCCGACTGGCGCATGGCCGGGGCGGTGGAACACGTCTTCACCCATTTCAGCCTGACGCTGACGGTGATGACGGCCCAGGGCCAGACGCCGCACGCGGACTGGCGCTGGATGCCGGTTCAGGACGCCCGCGCCGCCCTGCCCACCGTCTTCGCCAAGGCGCTGGATAGGGCCTTTGTTGAACCTGATCTTTTTTTGTAG
- a CDS encoding glycosyltransferase family 4 protein has protein sequence MKIAQITPLYEAVPPKLYGGTERVVAHLTDALVDLGHDVTLFASADAQTKARLVPVRDQAIRLDPAPLKSDLAAHLSMLGEVLDRAEDFDVIHFHTDMIHFPLFQKYADKTLTTLHGRLDMKDLPGVYARWSEFGLVSISDDQRKPLHFANWKATVHHGMPGEQYIFSPKSEGYLAFLGRISPEKRPDRAIEIATKLGKRLKMAAKVDAADKRYWEETIRPLVEGNPLIEFIGEIGDHQKSAFLGGADALLFPIDWPEPFGLVMIEAMACGTPVVAFRCGSTPEVIEDGATGFLVDTMEQAVAAAGRAHLLDREAVRARFDLRFSANAMARRYLDVYGDLLARRPFAEAPIDSVVTPIRPLLEDRSFAALA, from the coding sequence ATGAAAATCGCGCAGATCACCCCGCTGTATGAAGCCGTCCCGCCGAAACTGTATGGCGGCACCGAACGCGTGGTCGCGCATCTGACGGACGCCCTGGTCGATCTGGGCCACGACGTCACCCTGTTCGCCAGCGCCGACGCCCAGACCAAGGCCCGCCTGGTTCCCGTGCGCGATCAGGCTATCCGCCTGGACCCCGCGCCGTTGAAGTCCGACCTGGCCGCCCACCTGTCCATGCTGGGCGAGGTGTTGGACCGCGCCGAGGATTTCGACGTGATCCATTTCCACACCGACATGATCCACTTCCCGCTATTCCAGAAATACGCGGACAAGACCCTGACCACCCTGCACGGTCGGCTGGACATGAAGGATTTGCCCGGCGTCTATGCCCGGTGGAGCGAGTTCGGTCTGGTCTCGATTTCCGACGATCAGCGCAAGCCCCTGCACTTCGCCAACTGGAAGGCGACAGTTCATCACGGCATGCCGGGCGAGCAATATATCTTCTCGCCGAAATCCGAGGGCTATCTGGCCTTCCTCGGACGCATCTCGCCTGAGAAACGGCCTGACCGCGCCATCGAGATCGCCACCAAACTGGGCAAGCGGCTGAAGATGGCCGCCAAGGTCGACGCCGCCGACAAACGCTATTGGGAAGAGACCATTCGCCCGCTGGTCGAGGGCAATCCCCTGATCGAGTTCATCGGCGAGATCGGCGATCATCAGAAGTCCGCCTTCCTGGGCGGCGCCGACGCCCTGCTGTTCCCCATCGACTGGCCCGAACCCTTTGGCCTGGTGATGATCGAGGCCATGGCCTGCGGCACGCCGGTCGTCGCCTTCCGCTGCGGCTCGACGCCCGAGGTGATCGAGGACGGCGCCACCGGCTTCCTGGTCGATACGATGGAACAGGCCGTCGCCGCCGCCGGGCGGGCGCATCTGCTGGATCGCGAGGCCGTGCGCGCCCGTTTCGACCTGCGGTTCTCGGCCAACGCCATGGCGCGGCGTTATCTGGACGTCTATGGCGATCTTCTGGCCCGCCGTCCGTTCGCCGAGGCGCCGATCGACAGCGTGGTCACGCCGATCCGCCCCCTGTTGGAAGACCGCAGCTTCGCCGCCCTGGCCTGA
- the smc gene encoding chromosome segregation protein SMC, producing MQFQRLRLVGFKSFVDAAEVQIESGLTGVVGPNGCGKSNVLESLRWVMGANSAKAMRGQGMDDVIFAGAAGRPPRSHAEVQLTIDNAQRRAPQPFTDSPMLEVSRRIDRGQGSTYRINGKEVRARDVQLLFADASTGANSPALVRQGQISELIAAKPQNRRRILEEAGGVAGLHTRRHEAELRLKAAETNLDRLDDIGRELETALNRLKREARQAEKYKKISAEIRALQAALLFVRWNDARLAAEAAAAELRAADAAVAETTTAAAAAQTAALAAQEALKPAREEDAVASALLHRASLERDRLDMAEQAARAEVDRLKAEAARIAADAAREDAMAADARRELERLDHELTRLKAEIAAAPERGPELDKALLVAEDARKAADAEVERLAGTLAAVEARAAAETARKRDAEARLARVTGQFDQARREREALGPLETPELEAARQALETAQADLAAAREAVEAAEARRGDLARAEQETRTAARTAEDRLGRLQTEARGLAQLLVTGKRDHPPALDKVRADKGYEAALAAALGDDLDAALDARAAAYWGGADASVQTWPAGVTPLSAHVQAPDQLTARLALCGVAARADAARLAQTLPTGARLVTVEGDLYRWDGFVSRAEAPRPAAVRLAQRTRLAELEAEIDKGKPALDQAQATQKSATEAFRVAEDEVKAARLKPFAADKAATVARDRVENLAREQARREARAQALDDTVTRLEAEVAEAKAALDAALTADAPSETVAGLREALTAARAAADTARAAAQTARSDRDAEARDRQGREQRLGSLTRARDGWVSRSKDSTARIAALAKDADKTAALLKQAEVAPQGFADQRGKLLDTLSAAEQRKQAASDAMATADTAAGEADRASRAADAAAAQAREARAGLAARSEAAAEKLTEAETTLRETAQMSPQELGQKLTDDAIARPPDAAGAESLLFGLEREREALGAVNLRAEDEAVEYGDRLNSMKSERIDLTQAIAKLRDGIDELNAEGRERLVAAFDVINTNFKTLFEALFGGGQAELKLVESDDPLEAGLEIYACPPGKRLSVMSLMSGGEQALTAAALIFGVFLANPAPVCVLDEVDAPLDDANVDRFCRMLHEMRSRTDTRFIVITHNPVTMSRMDRLYGVTMPERGMSQLVSVDLHQAETLVA from the coding sequence ATGCAATTCCAGCGCCTCCGGCTGGTCGGCTTCAAGTCCTTCGTCGATGCGGCGGAGGTCCAGATCGAATCCGGCTTGACCGGGGTGGTCGGACCCAATGGCTGCGGTAAGTCCAATGTGCTGGAGAGCCTGCGCTGGGTCATGGGCGCCAACTCGGCCAAGGCCATGCGCGGTCAGGGCATGGACGACGTCATCTTCGCCGGCGCTGCGGGCCGCCCCCCGCGCAGCCACGCCGAAGTCCAGCTGACCATCGACAATGCGCAGCGCCGCGCGCCCCAGCCCTTCACCGACAGCCCGATGCTGGAGGTGTCGCGCCGCATCGACCGGGGTCAGGGCTCGACCTATCGCATCAACGGCAAGGAGGTGCGGGCGCGCGACGTCCAGCTGCTGTTCGCCGACGCCTCGACCGGCGCCAACTCCCCCGCCCTGGTGCGTCAGGGCCAGATCAGCGAGTTGATCGCCGCCAAGCCCCAGAACCGCCGCCGCATTCTGGAAGAGGCGGGCGGGGTCGCGGGCCTGCACACCCGTCGGCATGAGGCCGAGCTGCGGCTGAAGGCGGCCGAGACCAATCTGGACCGGCTGGACGACATCGGCCGCGAGCTGGAGACGGCGCTGAACCGGCTGAAGCGCGAGGCCCGTCAGGCCGAGAAATACAAGAAGATCTCGGCCGAGATCCGCGCCCTTCAAGCCGCGCTGCTGTTCGTCCGCTGGAACGACGCACGTCTGGCCGCAGAGGCCGCCGCCGCCGAACTGCGCGCGGCCGACGCCGCCGTCGCCGAGACCACGACCGCCGCCGCCGCCGCCCAGACCGCCGCCCTCGCCGCCCAGGAAGCCCTGAAGCCCGCGCGGGAGGAGGACGCCGTCGCCTCGGCTCTGCTGCACCGCGCCAGTCTGGAGCGGGACCGGCTGGACATGGCCGAACAGGCCGCTCGCGCCGAGGTGGATCGGCTGAAGGCCGAGGCCGCCCGCATCGCCGCCGACGCTGCGCGCGAGGACGCCATGGCCGCCGACGCCCGCCGCGAGCTGGAGCGGCTGGACCACGAGCTGACCCGGCTGAAGGCCGAAATCGCCGCCGCCCCCGAACGCGGCCCCGAACTGGACAAGGCGTTGCTGGTCGCCGAGGACGCGCGCAAGGCCGCCGACGCCGAGGTCGAACGGCTGGCCGGGACGCTCGCCGCCGTCGAGGCCCGCGCCGCCGCCGAGACGGCCCGGAAGCGCGACGCCGAGGCCCGACTGGCGCGCGTGACCGGCCAGTTCGATCAGGCCAGACGCGAACGCGAGGCGCTGGGGCCGCTTGAGACGCCCGAACTGGAGGCCGCCCGTCAGGCGCTGGAGACCGCCCAGGCCGATCTGGCCGCCGCGCGCGAGGCTGTCGAGGCCGCAGAAGCCAGACGCGGCGATCTGGCCCGCGCCGAACAGGAGACCCGCACCGCCGCCCGCACCGCCGAGGACCGGCTAGGTCGCCTGCAGACCGAGGCGCGGGGTCTGGCCCAGTTGCTGGTCACCGGTAAGCGCGACCACCCGCCCGCACTGGACAAGGTGCGCGCCGACAAGGGGTATGAGGCCGCCCTGGCCGCCGCCCTCGGCGACGATCTGGACGCCGCGCTGGACGCGCGCGCCGCTGCTTACTGGGGCGGGGCGGATGCGTCAGTTCAGACCTGGCCCGCAGGCGTCACGCCCCTGTCGGCCCATGTGCAGGCGCCGGATCAGTTGACCGCCCGCCTCGCCCTATGCGGTGTGGCGGCGAGGGCCGATGCGGCCCGGCTGGCGCAGACCCTGCCCACCGGCGCCCGTCTGGTGACGGTCGAGGGCGATCTCTATCGCTGGGACGGCTTCGTCAGCCGCGCCGAGGCGCCCCGCCCTGCCGCCGTCCGTCTGGCCCAGCGCACGCGGCTGGCCGAGCTGGAGGCCGAGATCGACAAGGGCAAGCCCGCGCTGGATCAGGCGCAGGCGACCCAGAAGTCCGCCACCGAGGCCTTCCGCGTCGCCGAGGACGAGGTGAAGGCCGCCCGCCTGAAACCCTTCGCCGCCGACAAGGCCGCGACCGTCGCCCGCGACCGGGTCGAAAATCTGGCCCGCGAACAGGCCCGTCGCGAGGCCCGCGCCCAGGCGCTGGACGACACCGTGACCCGGCTGGAGGCCGAGGTGGCCGAGGCGAAGGCCGCGCTGGACGCCGCCCTGACCGCCGACGCCCCGTCCGAGACCGTCGCCGGTCTGCGCGAGGCGCTGACGGCCGCCCGCGCGGCCGCCGACACGGCCCGCGCCGCCGCCCAGACCGCCCGCTCCGACCGCGACGCCGAGGCCCGCGACCGTCAGGGGCGCGAACAGCGGCTGGGCAGTCTGACCCGCGCCCGCGACGGCTGGGTCAGCCGGTCCAAGGACAGCACCGCCCGCATCGCCGCCCTGGCCAAGGACGCCGACAAGACCGCCGCCCTGCTGAAACAGGCCGAGGTCGCGCCCCAGGGTTTCGCCGACCAACGCGGCAAGCTGCTGGACACCCTGAGCGCCGCCGAACAGCGCAAACAGGCCGCGTCCGACGCCATGGCCACGGCCGATACGGCGGCCGGCGAAGCCGACCGCGCCAGCCGCGCCGCCGACGCCGCCGCCGCTCAGGCCCGCGAGGCCCGCGCGGGTCTGGCCGCCCGCTCGGAAGCCGCCGCCGAGAAGCTGACCGAGGCCGAGACCACCCTGCGCGAAACGGCGCAGATGTCGCCGCAGGAACTGGGTCAGAAGCTGACCGACGACGCCATCGCCCGCCCGCCCGACGCCGCCGGAGCCGAAAGCCTGCTGTTCGGCCTGGAGCGCGAGCGCGAGGCGCTGGGTGCCGTGAACCTGCGCGCCGAGGACGAGGCGGTCGAATACGGCGACCGCCTGAACAGCATGAAGTCCGAACGCATCGACCTGACCCAGGCGATCGCCAAACTGCGTGACGGCATCGACGAACTGAACGCCGAGGGACGCGAACGACTGGTCGCCGCCTTCGACGTCATCAACACCAACTTCAAGACCCTGTTCGAGGCCCTGTTCGGCGGCGGTCAGGCCGAGCTGAAGCTGGTCGAATCGGACGATCCGCTGGAGGCGGGGCTGGAGATTTACGCCTGCCCGCCCGGCAAGCGGCTGTCGGTAATGAGCCTGATGAGCGGGGGCGAACAGGCCCTGACGGCGGCGGCCCTGATCTTCGGCGTCTTCCTGGCCAACCCGGCGCCGGTCTGCGTGCTGGACGAGGTGGACGCCCCGCTGGACGACGCCAACGTCGACCGCTTCTGCCGGATGCTGCACGAAATGCGGTCGCGCACCGACACCCGCTTCATCGTCATCACCCACAACCCCGTGACCATGAGCCGGATGGACCGCCTGTACGGCGTCACCATGCCCGAACGCGGCATGAGCCAGCTGGTCAGCGTGGACCTGCATCAGGCGGAGACCCTGGTCGCATGA
- a CDS encoding thioredoxin domain-containing protein, with protein MIRRAVLALSLTAALSMGAASSSFAAEAPPPVTAQDHVLGRADAPVTVIEYASFTCSHCADFHNTVLPAFKAKYIDTGKVRLVHRNLPTSPANVAAAAAAVALCAAPDKYFDVAAVFMRDQANLATTGAQPWFAAGVAASGKTHAEIETCLQAPATRAALEAQIAGAQAAGVTGTPTLFVNGTLVADHSLDALSAAIDPLLRR; from the coding sequence ATGATCCGCCGCGCCGTCCTGGCCCTGTCCCTGACCGCCGCCCTGTCGATGGGCGCGGCGTCATCATCGTTCGCCGCCGAGGCGCCGCCCCCCGTCACGGCCCAGGATCATGTCCTGGGTCGGGCGGATGCGCCGGTGACGGTCATCGAATACGCCTCCTTCACCTGCTCGCACTGCGCGGACTTCCACAACACGGTCCTGCCGGCGTTCAAGGCCAAATACATCGATACCGGCAAGGTCCGACTGGTCCACCGCAACCTCCCGACCTCGCCGGCCAATGTCGCGGCGGCCGCCGCCGCCGTCGCCCTTTGCGCCGCGCCCGACAAGTATTTCGACGTCGCCGCGGTCTTCATGCGCGATCAGGCGAACCTGGCCACGACCGGGGCGCAACCCTGGTTCGCCGCCGGGGTCGCCGCCAGCGGCAAGACCCACGCCGAGATCGAGACCTGCCTGCAGGCCCCCGCCACCCGCGCGGCGCTGGAAGCCCAGATCGCGGGCGCCCAGGCGGCGGGCGTCACCGGCACGCCCACCCTGTTCGTCAACGGAACACTGGTGGCTGACCATTCGCTGGACGCCCTGTCGGCCGCCATCGACCCCCTGCTGCGTCGGTGA
- a CDS encoding DsbA family protein, with product MADTESRFARMSRRAAITGAALATMALAACGGGAKGAADGDMSLGAADGAKVTVVEYASVTCPHCALWQKNTWPAFKAKYVDTNKVRYIFRELPTPPVDAATAGFLVARCAGKDKYFDVVHQLMATQQEMLTSSPRDWLLRTAQAAGLSEQQFNDCVTDKDAVAAMEKRVQFARTQGVTGTPAFYVNDQQILTPGGEGASLADLSTAIDAALAK from the coding sequence ATGGCCGATACTGAATCCCGCTTCGCCCGCATGAGCCGCCGTGCGGCCATCACCGGCGCCGCCCTGGCGACCATGGCCCTGGCCGCATGCGGCGGCGGGGCCAAGGGCGCGGCCGACGGCGACATGAGCCTGGGCGCCGCCGACGGCGCCAAGGTCACGGTGGTCGAATATGCTTCGGTCACCTGCCCGCACTGCGCCCTGTGGCAGAAGAACACCTGGCCGGCGTTCAAGGCTAAATACGTGGACACCAACAAGGTCCGCTACATCTTCCGCGAGCTGCCGACCCCGCCGGTCGATGCCGCCACCGCCGGCTTCCTGGTCGCGCGCTGCGCCGGCAAGGACAAGTATTTCGACGTGGTCCACCAACTGATGGCCACCCAGCAGGAGATGCTGACCTCCTCGCCGCGCGACTGGCTGCTGCGCACCGCCCAGGCCGCCGGCCTGTCGGAACAGCAGTTCAACGACTGCGTCACCGACAAGGACGCCGTCGCCGCCATGGAGAAGCGCGTCCAGTTCGCCCGCACCCAGGGCGTGACCGGCACCCCGGCCTTCTACGTCAACGATCAGCAGATCCTGACCCCCGGCGGCGAGGGCGCCAGCCTGGCCGACCTGTCCACCGCCATCGACGCGGCCCTGGCCAAGTAA
- a CDS encoding BrnA antitoxin family protein, producing MTVNSDATKTVWVDPDDAPELDDAWFEKADHHRGETLVRRGRPKGADKVSTTIRFDADVLAAFKRDGAGWQTRMNQALRDWLAKNAA from the coding sequence ATGACCGTGAACAGCGACGCTACGAAGACCGTCTGGGTCGATCCTGACGACGCGCCAGAGTTGGACGACGCCTGGTTCGAAAAGGCGGATCACCATCGCGGAGAGACGCTGGTTCGACGGGGGCGACCCAAGGGGGCGGACAAGGTCTCGACCACCATAAGGTTCGACGCCGATGTTCTGGCCGCGTTCAAACGCGACGGCGCCGGTTGGCAGACCCGAATGAACCAGGCTCTGCGCGACTGGTTGGCCAAGAACGCCGCGTGA
- a CDS encoding DciA family protein → MRRSLPTDAEVREILSRRRTRPAPRPAPRAGKALTPLIKKLDAQFGRGAGALEPRWREIVGDRLARVTRPQKLTKGKGGGPGVLELRVAGAAALLVQHQSEDILARVNLFLGAGSVDRLRIAQGPVAPLKDAAARPKRAAKTAPLPAQAEADLAASIAAAPEELRAALARLGRAALSRADPSRREGQD, encoded by the coding sequence ATGCGCCGCTCCCTGCCCACAGACGCCGAGGTCCGCGAGATCCTGTCTCGCCGCCGCACCCGCCCGGCGCCGCGCCCCGCGCCCCGCGCGGGCAAGGCGTTGACGCCCCTGATCAAGAAGCTGGACGCCCAGTTCGGGCGCGGCGCGGGCGCCCTGGAGCCGCGCTGGCGCGAGATCGTCGGCGACCGCCTGGCCCGCGTCACCCGGCCGCAGAAGCTGACCAAGGGCAAGGGCGGCGGCCCCGGCGTGCTGGAGCTGCGCGTCGCCGGGGCCGCCGCCCTGCTGGTCCAGCATCAATCCGAGGACATCCTGGCCCGCGTCAATCTGTTCCTGGGCGCCGGATCGGTGGATCGGCTGCGCATCGCCCAAGGGCCGGTCGCACCGCTGAAGGACGCCGCCGCCCGGCCCAAACGCGCCGCCAAGACCGCCCCCCTGCCCGCCCAGGCCGAGGCCGATCTGGCCGCCTCCATCGCCGCCGCGCCCGAAGAGCTGCGCGCCGCCCTGGCCCGCCTGGGGCGCGCCGCCCTTTCGCGCGCGGATCCATCCCGCCGGGAGGGGCAGGATTGA